Proteins from one Ictidomys tridecemlineatus isolate mIctTri1 chromosome 14, mIctTri1.hap1, whole genome shotgun sequence genomic window:
- the Hpf1 gene encoding histone PARylation factor 1 — MPSVAAGTRDRGRGRGRGRMVGGGGGKRRPAREGQQCEKAVDVKKSKSCEADVSSDLRKEVENHYKLSLPEDFYHFWKFCEELDPEKPADSLSTSLGLRLVGPYDILAGKHKMKKKSLGLNFNLHWRFYYDPPEFQTIIIGDNKTQYHMGYFRDSPDELPVYVGINEAKKNCTIVQNGDNVFAAVKLFVMKKLKEVTDKKKASLLKNVDEKLTEAARKLGYSLEQRTLKMKQRDKKVVTKTFHSAGLVVPVDKNDVGYRELPETDADLKRICKTIVEAASDEERLKAFAPIQEMMTFVQFANDECDYGMGLELGMDLFCYGSHYFHKVAGQLLPLAYNLLKRNLFAEIIEDHLANRSKENVDQLAG; from the exons ATGCCTTCGGTAGCAGCCGGAACTCGAGACCGCGGCCGCGGGCGCGGCAGAGGCAGAATGgtcggcggcggcggcggcaagCGCAGGCCCGCCAGGGAGGGGCAGCAG TGTGAAAAGGCAGTTGATGTGAAGAAGAGTAAATCCTGTGAAGCTGATGTCTCCAGTGACCTTCGCAAAGAAGTAGAAAATCATTATAAGCTTTCCCTACCTGAAGATTTCTATCACTTCTGGAAGTTTTGTGAAGAACTTGATCCTGAAAAGCCAGCTG atTCACTTTCCACAAGTCTTGGACTTCGATTAGTGGGTCCATATGATATTCTGGctggaaaacataaaatgaagaaaaaatcatTAGGTTTGAACTTTAATCTTCACTGGAGGTTTTACTATGATCCTCCTGAGTTCCAGACCATTATTATTGGCGATAATAAAACTCAGTACCACATGGGGTATTTCAG GGATTCTCCTGATGAACTGCCTGTATATGTTGGTAtaaatgaagcaaagaaaaattgtACAATTGTTCAAAATGGAGATAATGTGTTTGCTGCAGTCAA ATTATTTGTGATGAAAAAACTTAAAGAAGTAACAGATAAAAAGAAAGCTAGTCTGTTGAAAAACGTAGATGAAAAACTCACAGAAGCAGCCAGAAAACTGGGGTACTCACTTGAACAGAGAACCCTGAAGATGAAACAGAGAGATAAGAAA GTCGTGACAAAGACCTTTCACAGTGCAGGTTTGGTTGTTCCAGTAGATAAAAATGATGTTGGGTACAGAGAGCTCCCTGAAACAGATG CTGACCTTAAGAGAATTTGCAAGACAATTGTTGAAGCTGCAAGTGATGAGGAGAGACTGAAAGCATTCGCTCCCATTCAGGAAATGATGACTTTTGTGCAGTTTGCCAATGATGAGTGTGATTATGGCATGGGGCTAGAGCTGGGAATGGACCTCTTTTGCTATGGTTCACAC tattttcataAAGTAGCTGGCCAGCTTTTACCTCTTGCATATAATCTGTTGAAGAGGAATCTGTTTGCAGAAATTATTGAAGATCATCTGGCAAACAGAAGTAAAGAGAACGTAGACCAACTTGCAGGATGA